Proteins from one Brevibacillus humidisoli genomic window:
- a CDS encoding methylglyoxal synthase, whose product MRIALIAHDRKKEEMVQLATAYEAILQQHKLYATGTTGTRIMESTSLEITRFLSGPLGGDQQIGAMVARNEMDLIIFLRDPLTSQPHEPDIIALLRLCDVHRIPFATNMGTAEILLKALERGELAWRDIVHEEQN is encoded by the coding sequence ATGAGAATTGCGCTAATCGCACATGATCGCAAAAAAGAAGAAATGGTCCAACTAGCCACTGCATACGAAGCAATTCTCCAGCAGCATAAGCTGTACGCTACTGGAACTACGGGTACCAGAATCATGGAAAGCACGTCGCTTGAGATAACCCGTTTTCTGTCTGGTCCGCTGGGTGGGGATCAGCAGATTGGTGCGATGGTCGCCCGCAATGAGATGGATTTGATCATCTTTCTGCGCGACCCGCTTACCTCGCAGCCGCATGAGCCGGATATTATTGCCCTGCTGCGGCTGTGTGACGTTCACCGGATTCCCTTTGCGACCAATATGGGGACAGCGGAAATCTTGTTGAAGGCTTTGGAGAGAGGGGAATTGGCGTGGAGAGACATAGTCCACGAGGAACAGAATTGA
- the dapB gene encoding 4-hydroxy-tetrahydrodipicolinate reductase, protein MTAQQKIKVAVAGAKGRMGQEVVKMLLADDSLSFVAGIDSKLNGVDVGEVIGGKPLGVPFLNSLPEALETYRPDVLVDFTTPHTVYRHMETAIEYGVRPVVGTTGFTSEQMADLGQRCRERKVGAIIAPNFAIGAILCMKFAATAAKYMPHVEIIELHHDQKLDAPSGTAIKTAEMIAASRKQFAQGHPQEAESIEGARGAGFDGFRIHSVRLPGLVAHQEVLFGATGQTLSIRHDSINRESFMPGVNMAIKAVMNLDSLVYGLENLLD, encoded by the coding sequence ATGACAGCACAACAAAAGATCAAAGTAGCCGTTGCCGGAGCAAAGGGAAGAATGGGACAAGAAGTGGTCAAGATGCTGCTAGCGGACGATTCGCTCTCCTTTGTCGCAGGGATCGACTCAAAACTGAACGGCGTCGATGTAGGAGAAGTGATAGGTGGTAAGCCTTTGGGTGTTCCGTTTCTCAATTCGTTGCCGGAGGCATTGGAGACGTATCGTCCAGATGTTTTGGTCGACTTCACGACCCCCCACACGGTGTACCGTCACATGGAGACGGCCATCGAGTACGGGGTGCGGCCGGTTGTGGGCACGACCGGTTTTACCTCCGAGCAGATGGCTGATTTGGGGCAGCGCTGCCGGGAACGGAAGGTAGGGGCGATCATCGCGCCCAACTTCGCGATTGGCGCGATCCTTTGTATGAAGTTTGCTGCCACTGCCGCAAAGTACATGCCGCATGTGGAGATTATTGAGCTGCACCACGATCAGAAATTAGATGCTCCCAGCGGTACGGCGATCAAAACGGCAGAGATGATCGCTGCATCACGCAAGCAGTTTGCACAGGGACATCCGCAGGAGGCAGAGAGTATCGAGGGTGCCCGCGGTGCCGGCTTCGATGGCTTCCGGATTCACAGCGTACGGCTTCCGGGATTGGTCGCTCATCAGGAAGTACTGTTCGGCGCGACCGGGCAAACCCTGTCGATCCGTCACGATTCGATCAACCGAGAGTCGTTCATGCCTGGCGTCAACATGGCGATCAAAGCCGTGATGAATCTGGACTCTCTTGTGTACGGACTAGAGAACTTGTTGGACTGA
- a CDS encoding nucleotide pyrophosphohydrolase yields the protein MTQLGGYRFVSERKTLQEIQQEVDQYIGQFKEGYFSPLAMMARMTEEVGELAREINHYYGEKPKKSDEEAKTVEEELGDVFFIVLCFANSLGIDLQEAFDRIMHKFHTRDKNRWTRIEE from the coding sequence ATGACGCAGCTGGGGGGATATCGCTTCGTGAGTGAAAGAAAGACGTTGCAAGAGATCCAGCAGGAAGTGGATCAATACATAGGACAGTTTAAGGAAGGATATTTCTCGCCATTGGCCATGATGGCCAGGATGACAGAGGAAGTGGGCGAACTGGCCCGCGAGATCAATCACTACTATGGAGAGAAGCCTAAAAAAAGCGACGAGGAAGCGAAGACAGTCGAAGAGGAACTGGGTGACGTGTTTTTTATCGTACTCTGCTTTGCCAACTCGCTGGGTATCGATCTGCAGGAGGCGTTTGATCGGATTATGCATAAGTTCCACACTCGTGACAAAAATCGCTGGACCCGGATAGAGGAGTAG
- a CDS encoding YitT family protein produces the protein MNMRLKSIVAIIVGTAIMGFGINAFNIPNNLAEGGITGISIIIKLLLPQVDQGIVYFALNIPLFFIGWKVLGRTAFLYTIIGTISLSAFLSLFDVLVTPSALDDTLLAALYAGVTVGAGLGIIFRFGGTTGGVDIIARLLQKSAGISMGRTLFFGDMLVIGASLIYLSLESAMYTLVAVFIAARVIDFFQEGAYAGKALTIISDKTSEITKQILDLGRGVTMLSGRGAFTGGTKDVVYCVVSRNEVVRMKHVIQEIDPHAFVVVNDVHEVLGEGFTFDENRQPLREE, from the coding sequence ATGAACATGCGGCTAAAAAGCATTGTGGCGATCATCGTCGGCACAGCGATCATGGGATTTGGCATCAATGCCTTTAACATCCCGAACAACCTAGCAGAAGGCGGAATCACCGGCATCAGCATTATTATCAAGCTTCTCCTGCCCCAGGTAGATCAAGGGATTGTTTACTTTGCCTTAAATATCCCTCTTTTCTTCATCGGATGGAAAGTGCTGGGGCGAACCGCATTTCTCTACACCATCATCGGTACGATCTCACTGTCCGCCTTTCTTTCACTGTTCGATGTGCTGGTGACCCCCTCTGCGCTTGACGATACCCTGCTCGCTGCCCTCTATGCAGGTGTAACGGTCGGAGCAGGACTGGGGATCATTTTTCGCTTTGGGGGTACGACTGGCGGCGTCGATATCATCGCCCGCCTGCTGCAAAAGAGTGCCGGCATCAGCATGGGACGCACCCTGTTTTTCGGTGATATGCTTGTGATCGGCGCCTCACTGATCTATCTCAGTTTGGAAAGCGCCATGTACACACTGGTAGCGGTATTTATTGCAGCCAGAGTGATTGACTTTTTCCAGGAGGGTGCGTACGCCGGCAAAGCCCTCACTATCATCTCCGACAAAACATCGGAAATCACCAAACAAATCCTTGATTTGGGGCGTGGGGTCACGATGCTGTCCGGCAGAGGGGCCTTTACGGGAGGCACCAAAGACGTCGTCTATTGTGTGGTCAGCCGCAATGAAGTTGTCCGGATGAAACATGTGATACAAGAGATTGACCCGCACGCCTTTGTCGTGGTAAACGATGTCCATGAAGTGTTGGGCGAAGGATTCACATTTGATGAAAACAGACAACCGTTGCGAGAGGAGTAA
- a CDS encoding sporulation protein YpjB: protein MNKNVALLLFLLLIGLMLAWPITYFAGQLEKEPEQHHLHQLDQLAEDFFQATKQGDIERSRQHIAKIAELFPNLTLPVTIRIESLNAVTQSILAAKQTFVSPRVSEERLLWHATQVRIAIDALHHEHQPIWKNYYPSFTNQLQNLMQAVVERDLTEFRAQFDEQYYLYLAIRPAMSIQVDEQEMSAIDAAYELIIREMRNESPDWQVIRDSLRELSVVMQSVFVGEERSAAGGPWMPGSPLTIIMTIAIVVMLPLTYVGWRKYLAEVKG, encoded by the coding sequence TTGAACAAGAACGTGGCGCTGCTGCTCTTTCTGCTGCTGATTGGATTAATGCTGGCTTGGCCTATCACTTACTTCGCCGGACAACTGGAGAAGGAACCAGAGCAGCATCATTTACACCAATTGGACCAGTTGGCAGAAGACTTTTTTCAGGCAACCAAGCAGGGAGACATCGAACGCTCTCGCCAACACATCGCAAAAATTGCCGAACTCTTTCCCAATCTTACCCTTCCCGTAACCATCCGGATCGAAAGTTTAAATGCGGTGACCCAATCGATTCTTGCAGCCAAGCAGACGTTTGTTTCTCCACGCGTCAGTGAAGAGAGGCTGCTGTGGCACGCGACGCAGGTGAGAATTGCGATTGATGCACTGCATCATGAACATCAGCCGATCTGGAAAAACTATTATCCCTCCTTCACCAATCAGTTGCAAAACCTGATGCAGGCAGTTGTGGAGCGGGATCTGACAGAATTCCGTGCGCAGTTTGACGAGCAATACTATCTGTATCTGGCGATTCGTCCTGCGATGAGCATCCAGGTAGATGAGCAGGAGATGTCGGCTATCGACGCTGCCTATGAGCTGATCATTCGAGAGATGAGAAACGAGTCGCCGGATTGGCAGGTGATTCGCGACTCCTTGCGAGAATTGTCAGTGGTGATGCAATCGGTTTTCGTTGGTGAAGAAAGAAGTGCAGCGGGTGGGCCTTGGATGCCAGGATCACCGCTGACGATCATAATGACCATTGCGATCGTCGTCATGCTGCCACTTACTTATGTAGGCTGGAGAAAGTACTTGGCAGAGGTGAAGGGATAA
- a CDS encoding DUF1405 domain-containing protein yields the protein MRWIWEWFRDSLGKSWFLWTLFIVNLLGTIYGFYWYHHQLADTHPAFFRIFVPDSPTGSGLFTLVLFTYIIGRQIPILEALAAITNFKYGVWAVAVIVAGWTLGNEVGGTDIMLMLSHAGMAVESLLYSRFYKLSWLPVGVAALWTLNNDFLDYVMDIHPWLPDELVPYTGVVGLCTVLLSLISISLIWYLNMKTNRFKV from the coding sequence ATGAGATGGATATGGGAGTGGTTTCGCGACTCGCTAGGCAAGTCGTGGTTCCTCTGGACGCTGTTTATCGTCAATCTGCTGGGAACCATCTACGGATTTTACTGGTATCATCATCAACTGGCCGATACCCATCCGGCTTTCTTTCGAATATTCGTACCAGATAGTCCTACGGGCAGCGGGCTGTTTACCCTTGTGCTGTTTACGTATATTATCGGCAGGCAGATCCCGATACTGGAAGCACTGGCTGCGATTACGAACTTCAAATATGGCGTATGGGCGGTCGCCGTGATTGTTGCTGGTTGGACACTGGGGAACGAAGTGGGAGGGACTGACATCATGTTGATGCTGTCCCATGCCGGAATGGCGGTCGAGTCACTGCTTTATTCCCGCTTTTACAAGCTGAGTTGGCTGCCGGTAGGGGTTGCCGCCTTGTGGACGCTGAACAACGATTTTCTCGACTATGTCATGGATATCCATCCCTGGTTGCCTGATGAACTGGTTCCCTATACCGGGGTTGTCGGTTTATGCACAGTACTGCTCAGCTTAATCTCCATCTCTCTCATCTGGTATCTAAACATGAAGACAAATCGATTCAAGGTCTAA
- a CDS encoding menaquinol-cytochrome c reductase cytochrome b/c subunit, translating to MAKHDKDATFVGDSRVPAKRIPNVAPSYSDFPGKSEPFWPNFLLKEWMVAAVGLVGFLVLTVSHESPLTAKANPNDTSFVPLPDWYFLFLYQLLKYPWAAGDWVVLGTVIIPGIAFGALFLAPWLDAGKERRPIRRPVASGLMLLSLVSLFYLTWAAMDEHNRNHPSQAGGGSHGAAPAPAPAEEADPGFTAEDIWTAQQSCIGCHGGNMEGGMGPNLQKIGEKYSAEELAEIIKNGKPPGMPGGLITDEQTIKELTEYMASLK from the coding sequence ATGGCAAAACACGATAAAGATGCTACCTTCGTCGGAGACTCTCGGGTACCTGCGAAGCGCATCCCGAATGTTGCTCCGTCTTACTCCGACTTTCCGGGAAAATCGGAACCGTTTTGGCCGAACTTCCTGCTGAAAGAGTGGATGGTAGCAGCCGTAGGTTTGGTCGGGTTCCTCGTCCTGACGGTTTCGCATGAATCTCCGTTGACGGCGAAGGCGAACCCGAACGATACATCGTTCGTACCGCTGCCGGACTGGTACTTCTTGTTTCTGTATCAACTCTTGAAGTATCCGTGGGCTGCTGGTGACTGGGTTGTTTTGGGTACAGTCATCATTCCGGGAATCGCGTTCGGTGCACTGTTTCTGGCACCATGGTTGGATGCTGGGAAGGAACGGCGCCCGATCCGCAGGCCAGTCGCCTCCGGACTTATGCTTCTTTCTCTAGTGTCACTCTTTTACCTGACATGGGCTGCGATGGATGAGCATAATCGAAACCATCCAAGCCAAGCTGGAGGAGGCTCACACGGTGCTGCACCCGCACCTGCTCCTGCCGAGGAGGCTGATCCGGGCTTCACAGCCGAAGATATCTGGACAGCTCAGCAAAGCTGTATTGGCTGTCACGGAGGCAATATGGAGGGCGGCATGGGGCCCAATCTGCAAAAGATCGGTGAGAAGTACTCGGCCGAAGAACTTGCGGAGATTATCAAGAACGGGAAGCCGCCAGGTATGCCAGGTGGCTTGATTACGGACGAACAAACGATTAAGGAACTGACCGAATACATGGCAAGTCTGAAGTAG
- the qcrB gene encoding menaquinol-cytochrome c reductase cytochrome b subunit codes for MMHKMYDWVDERLNLTPMWRDLADHEVPEHVNPAHHFSAFVYCFGGLTFFITVIQILSGMFLTMYYVPDINNAYESVKYLQNEVAFGNIVRGMHHWGASLVIVMMFLHTLRVFFTGSYKKPREMNWVVGMLIFFVMLGLGFTGYLLPWDNTAYFATKVGLEIAQTVPVVGPYLKTLLTGGDIVGAQTLARFFAIHVFFLPAGLLGLLGAHFIMIRRQGISGPL; via the coding sequence ATGATGCACAAGATGTACGATTGGGTCGACGAGCGCCTGAATCTCACCCCGATGTGGCGTGATTTGGCGGACCACGAAGTTCCAGAGCACGTGAACCCGGCACACCACTTTTCCGCGTTCGTCTATTGTTTTGGGGGTTTGACGTTCTTTATTACCGTTATTCAAATCTTATCTGGAATGTTTTTGACTATGTACTATGTTCCAGATATCAATAACGCTTATGAGTCAGTAAAATACTTGCAGAACGAAGTAGCGTTCGGAAACATCGTGCGCGGCATGCACCACTGGGGAGCAAGCTTGGTAATCGTCATGATGTTCCTGCACACGCTGCGGGTGTTCTTCACCGGCTCGTACAAAAAGCCGCGTGAGATGAACTGGGTTGTCGGAATGCTCATCTTCTTCGTGATGTTGGGATTGGGCTTTACCGGCTACCTGTTGCCGTGGGACAATACGGCATACTTCGCAACCAAGGTAGGTTTGGAGATTGCCCAGACCGTGCCAGTCGTTGGTCCTTACTTAAAAACGCTGCTGACCGGTGGCGATATCGTTGGTGCCCAGACTTTGGCGCGATTCTTTGCGATTCACGTCTTCTTCCTGCCTGCAGGTTTGCTCGGTCTGCTGGGTGCCCACTTTATCATGATTCGTCGTCAGGGTATCTCTGGACCACTATGA
- a CDS encoding ubiquinol-cytochrome c reductase iron-sulfur subunit: protein MSDKQEISRRTFLNYALMGTGGFLAAGMITPMVRFAIDPMLKVAGGGDKVAVGSVDEFGTEPKRVEFKVHTKDGWYESESTLAAWVRKLDDGTILALSPICKHLGCTVDWNTSADYPNEYFCPCHMGRYKIDGEHVLGTPPTKSLDMYETEIKDGKLYLGKIIPNPRPGVEE, encoded by the coding sequence TTGAGTGACAAACAGGAAATTTCCAGACGTACATTCCTTAACTACGCCTTGATGGGGACTGGCGGTTTCCTTGCTGCAGGCATGATCACCCCGATGGTACGGTTTGCAATTGACCCGATGCTGAAAGTGGCGGGCGGTGGAGATAAAGTAGCGGTAGGAAGCGTGGACGAGTTTGGAACAGAACCAAAACGTGTGGAATTTAAAGTACATACCAAAGACGGTTGGTATGAGTCTGAATCCACATTGGCCGCGTGGGTGCGCAAACTGGACGACGGCACGATTTTGGCGCTCTCGCCGATCTGTAAGCACCTTGGCTGTACCGTAGACTGGAACACGAGTGCCGACTATCCGAACGAGTACTTCTGTCCTTGCCACATGGGGCGCTACAAAATCGATGGTGAGCACGTACTTGGCACGCCGCCGACCAAATCGCTGGACATGTACGAAACAGAAATTAAAGACGGCAAGCTTTATCTGGGGAAAATCATACCGAATCCACGACCGGGGGTGGAAGAATAG
- a CDS encoding DUF2487 family protein, with translation MQWTSEQLNNWEELRSYVDTALLPLYLYRQELAVPRHVERMTALANAALAVEQRLKGRVLQLPLTYQGEGRNVFFLPAGFPVYVILRFAGDEWIYEYDRDASVVHTLSVWEEDLADPLRFQAAVDVLHEAIIESWRSLG, from the coding sequence ATGCAGTGGACAAGCGAGCAACTGAACAACTGGGAGGAGTTGCGGTCTTACGTTGATACCGCACTGCTCCCTCTTTATTTGTATCGGCAGGAACTGGCCGTGCCCCGGCATGTTGAACGGATGACCGCACTGGCAAATGCAGCCCTTGCTGTGGAGCAGAGATTGAAGGGCAGGGTACTGCAGTTACCGCTCACTTATCAGGGGGAAGGCCGCAACGTGTTTTTTTTGCCAGCTGGTTTTCCCGTCTACGTTATCCTTCGCTTTGCCGGCGATGAGTGGATCTACGAATATGATCGGGATGCATCTGTCGTACACACCTTATCAGTTTGGGAGGAGGATCTGGCCGACCCGCTTCGCTTCCAAGCGGCGGTTGACGTATTGCATGAAGCGATTATCGAATCATGGCGATCGTTGGGATAG
- a CDS encoding IDEAL domain-containing protein: MERPNYMQQQNVLAGLLSEIAIDREMRSLRKKALYEEIDQALAMKNKESFLRLTAELREIMTYEQSETG; this comes from the coding sequence ATGGAAAGGCCGAATTACATGCAACAACAAAACGTATTGGCTGGGCTGCTGTCGGAGATTGCGATTGATCGGGAAATGAGGTCGCTTCGCAAAAAAGCACTGTATGAGGAGATTGACCAGGCTCTGGCAATGAAGAACAAGGAGTCCTTTTTACGATTGACGGCCGAGCTGCGCGAAATCATGACATATGAACAGTCAGAGACGGGATGA
- a CDS encoding tetratricopeptide repeat protein, protein MHKKWLQVIDEGVAKIKEDELELGLTVLRKVQEHGKAIPEVMLYLADVWYQLGHLEQAKEVSRMVMGSVPERSEIRMETELLLAEIALDEEQFDEAQAMLYSLMEEGFEEARIYLLLGDLYALQGLDEVAVKYVEQARRLEPDNQQLLVALSELYSRLGRNSDAVAYLQQVDHPDLSSLVTRARTLAQSGDFEAAYDLYRQALERDQSPEILFGCGMMAFHLGRLVEAEGHIEKLLVLDEEYVTAYPLLADIALASGQTEKAITALKQYVSLSGFDTDQIRRLVALLQQAGRYEEAREYQNLHDQWDLSEEETDI, encoded by the coding sequence TTGCACAAAAAGTGGCTGCAAGTGATCGATGAGGGCGTTGCCAAAATCAAAGAAGATGAGCTCGAACTGGGACTAACAGTCTTGAGAAAGGTGCAGGAACACGGAAAAGCGATTCCGGAAGTGATGCTGTATCTGGCCGATGTCTGGTATCAGTTGGGGCATCTTGAACAAGCCAAAGAAGTATCTCGAATGGTGATGGGCTCGGTGCCAGAGAGGTCGGAGATCAGGATGGAGACAGAGCTTCTGCTCGCTGAGATCGCTCTGGACGAAGAACAATTCGACGAGGCACAGGCGATGTTGTACAGTTTGATGGAAGAGGGATTTGAAGAGGCTCGGATATACCTTTTGCTCGGTGATTTGTACGCGCTGCAAGGTCTTGATGAAGTGGCAGTAAAATACGTGGAACAGGCCCGCAGGCTGGAGCCGGATAACCAACAGCTGCTGGTCGCTTTAAGCGAATTATACTCGCGCTTGGGACGTAACAGCGATGCTGTCGCATACCTCCAGCAGGTAGATCATCCCGATCTCTCCTCCTTGGTGACGAGAGCGAGGACACTGGCTCAGAGTGGTGATTTTGAAGCCGCATACGACCTGTACCGGCAGGCGCTCGAACGGGATCAATCGCCAGAGATCCTGTTTGGCTGCGGCATGATGGCTTTCCACCTGGGCAGGTTGGTGGAGGCAGAAGGACATATTGAGAAACTGCTTGTGCTCGATGAGGAATATGTTACCGCCTATCCCTTGCTTGCGGATATCGCGCTTGCATCCGGTCAGACGGAGAAGGCGATAACGGCACTTAAGCAGTATGTCAGCTTGTCCGGCTTTGACACCGATCAGATACGCCGTTTGGTGGCGCTGCTCCAACAAGCAGGCCGCTATGAAGAGGCCAGAGAGTATCAAAACCTGCACGATCAATGGGATCTGTCGGAAGAAGAGACGGATATATGA
- a CDS encoding zf-HC2 domain-containing protein, whose translation MKCEEAQQLLTEYTDNLLPEITRRRLDQHLETCLSCRTEHDLWKDSGKWIQAEKEKYANVHSPKKSIVDAVMERILSEEKWAIPIGRKVFTVTARMRRLGALAAMVLLALCSFALYTHSGEEKLMAGTIVTPTKTEVISASIEITTDQGESATATVPPDSSQVASAAGGIGYDLNQEQAGTKPNYGLIFGFFGILVTVLAMSWLTRA comes from the coding sequence ATGAAATGCGAAGAAGCGCAACAATTGCTAACCGAATATACCGACAACCTGCTGCCCGAGATCACCCGACGCCGTCTCGATCAGCATCTGGAGACTTGTCTGTCGTGTCGGACGGAACATGATCTCTGGAAGGATAGCGGCAAGTGGATACAGGCTGAAAAAGAAAAGTATGCCAATGTTCACTCTCCGAAAAAATCAATTGTCGATGCCGTCATGGAGCGTATCCTTTCAGAAGAGAAATGGGCTATTCCGATCGGGCGAAAAGTGTTTACCGTCACAGCGCGAATGCGCAGGCTCGGGGCACTCGCCGCGATGGTGCTGCTCGCTCTGTGTTCCTTTGCCCTCTACACTCATTCGGGTGAGGAGAAGTTGATGGCTGGAACGATTGTCACCCCGACCAAGACCGAGGTAATCTCTGCATCGATTGAGATTACGACTGATCAAGGGGAGTCTGCTACCGCCACTGTTCCACCTGACAGCAGTCAGGTCGCTTCTGCAGCGGGAGGGATCGGTTATGACCTCAATCAGGAGCAGGCGGGCACAAAGCCGAATTACGGTTTGATTTTCGGTTTTTTCGGTATACTGGTTACCGTATTGGCGATGAGCTGGTTGACGCGTGCCTGA
- a CDS encoding RNA polymerase sigma factor, producing MTDSQLIREIKDGNIEWYAELISRYEKKIFSFVLHMLRQAHLEHMAEDICQETFYKAYRSIHSFRDVEATFSTWLYTIARNTVLSELRKSRNSDVYLEDTVQVPVASFERMPEQQLLRVEREVLVRQAINNLPEKQRSALILREYEQMEYNEIASILDLTVSSVKSLLFRARQSIKMQLESYMMDAYLEEAEGMNKR from the coding sequence ATCACCGACTCCCAACTGATACGCGAAATCAAGGATGGCAACATTGAATGGTACGCTGAATTGATATCCCGTTATGAAAAGAAAATCTTCTCATTTGTCCTGCATATGCTGCGACAAGCCCATTTGGAGCACATGGCAGAGGACATTTGCCAGGAGACTTTCTATAAAGCGTATCGAAGCATCCACTCCTTTCGCGATGTCGAAGCGACATTCTCCACCTGGCTGTATACGATTGCCAGAAATACGGTGTTAAGCGAACTGCGGAAAAGCCGGAATTCGGACGTGTATCTCGAGGACACGGTTCAGGTTCCAGTTGCCTCGTTTGAGCGCATGCCGGAGCAGCAGCTACTCCGTGTGGAGCGTGAAGTGTTGGTGCGCCAAGCAATCAACAACTTGCCTGAGAAACAGCGCTCGGCACTAATCCTGAGAGAATACGAACAGATGGAATACAACGAGATCGCCAGCATTCTCGACCTGACGGTTAGTTCCGTTAAATCCCTGCTGTTTCGGGCCCGCCAGAGCATTAAAATGCAGCTGGAGTCCTACATGATGGATGCTTATCTGGAAGAAGCCGAAGGGATGAACAAACGATGA
- a CDS encoding amidohydrolase family protein, giving the protein MAGQTIIIRGGTLVTAYRMVQADLWIEDGVIRRIGKETLQIRRTGNGRQLKIFDATGYYVLPGLILLSRLSPSELQRSVWYKEQIRHLIRRGVTAVLHTQRLDSWMERGQIRYHLTPHYNSSIDYGIRMGLDASMLTRPHLRMLKDLGFRLFEVTIHRYEDLMRIDWLPLYQLAAQERLSIHLHIPVTAPLTSAERSDAIELWTADCLHGQIRTWVADKGLHLQPRHEGEMFYRVVQVHGSQLSAALGFLSKNWYTYFPAFCPIDHWTPHLSVREYGSEQLLQLLVRLASTNIAKAIGWYPRKGSLLSGADADLWLLKKAEWLTNFDLSTMLNLSEVCLPAFVMSKGRWIYRHDTYSDVVGAGRYLQEMRPYHYAI; this is encoded by the coding sequence GTGGCAGGTCAAACCATCATCATCCGGGGTGGGACACTCGTAACGGCCTATCGAATGGTGCAGGCCGACTTATGGATCGAAGATGGAGTCATTCGCCGAATCGGCAAAGAGACGTTGCAGATTCGCAGAACCGGCAATGGCCGACAATTGAAGATTTTTGACGCAACCGGATACTACGTGCTTCCCGGCCTGATTCTCCTCTCCCGACTGTCGCCATCCGAACTGCAGCGGTCCGTATGGTATAAAGAACAGATCCGACATCTGATCCGTAGAGGTGTTACGGCCGTCCTTCATACCCAGCGATTGGACTCATGGATGGAGCGAGGTCAGATCCGGTACCATCTTACACCTCATTACAATAGTTCCATTGATTACGGTATCCGAATGGGACTGGATGCCTCTATGTTGACCAGGCCGCACCTGCGGATGCTCAAGGACTTGGGATTCCGTCTGTTTGAAGTTACCATACATCGGTATGAAGATCTGATGCGGATCGACTGGCTTCCACTTTATCAGTTGGCAGCACAGGAGCGGTTATCCATTCATTTGCATATTCCTGTAACAGCGCCACTCACTTCTGCAGAGCGATCCGACGCGATCGAACTGTGGACGGCTGATTGCCTGCACGGCCAGATTCGCACGTGGGTCGCCGATAAAGGGCTGCATCTGCAGCCTCGTCATGAGGGAGAGATGTTTTATCGAGTGGTACAAGTGCATGGCAGCCAACTTTCGGCCGCACTAGGTTTCCTGTCCAAGAACTGGTACACCTATTTCCCGGCGTTTTGCCCGATCGACCACTGGACACCACATCTTTCTGTACGGGAGTATGGTTCGGAGCAACTGCTGCAGCTGTTGGTCAGACTTGCCTCGACAAATATTGCAAAAGCGATCGGTTGGTACCCGCGCAAAGGGAGCCTGCTTTCGGGGGCAGACGCCGATCTGTGGTTGTTAAAAAAAGCAGAATGGTTGACAAATTTTGATCTTTCTACTATGCTCAACCTTAGTGAAGTATGCCTACCAGCTTTCGTGATGTCGAAAGGTCGCTGGATTTATCGACATGATACATACTCCGATGTGGTAGGGGCTGGTCGGTATTTGCAGGAGATGCGACCATATCATTACGCGATTTGA